The genome window GGACGCAGCAAGAAAGAGGCGGAGCAGGCTGCCGCACGCAACGCTCTGGAGCACCTCAACCCTAAAAATCCGAACCATGGCGCGTAAACAACGATCGATCGTCCCGATCTTCATTCCGCATCAAGGTTGCCCCTACCGTTGTGTGTTCTGCGATCAAAACGAAATTTCCGGTGTGGAACACAGTGAAGACGCGACGCGGGTGCGGCAGGCATTTGAAACCTACCTGTTTGCCACGCCTCCCAACCGCTTGCCGCTGAAACGGGAGGTGGCGTTTTATGGGGGCACGTTCACCGGGTTGCCGGCGGTGCGTCAGGAGTTTTTGCTGTCGCAGGCGCAACAGCAGGTGGACGCGGGATGGGTGCACTCGATCCGGCTGTCCACGCATGCTGATTTCATCGATGCCGAAAAATTGGATCGCCTCGCACGCTATTCCGTGAAGACCGTGGAACTGGGCGTGCAATCGACGGATGCCGGTGTGTTGAACCGCTCCGGCAGGATAGACGCGTTTTGCAATGTGCCGCGGGCGGCATCGATGATCCGCGAGCGGGGCTTTGAATTGGGCATGCAATTGATGATCGGGTTGCCGGGCGACGACGCATCCCTGTTTCTGCAAACGGTGTCTGACACCATCGCCCTGCAACCGGATTTCGTCCGCATTTACCCGACGCTGGTGTTGCGCGGGACCGCCTTGTTCGAACTGTATCAAAAAGGCGACTACACGCCGTGGTCGCTGGAGCGCACGGTGCCGGTGCTGGCACGTGGTGTGCGCATGTTCCAGGACGTTGGCATTCCCGTTATCCGCATTGGCTTGCACCCGGAACCCTCCATGCTGGAAAGCCTGGTGGCGGGACCACACCACCCCGCGTTGCGGTCGCTGGTGGATTCGCGCCTGGCGCGGGAGGAGTTGACGACGTTGTTGGACCAGGGACGGCCCTTGCCGGAGAAGGTGGTGGTGAGGGTTCCGTCGGAACGGATTTCCCATTATACTGGGCACCAAAAAGAGAACGTCACGTATTTGAAAAACCGGTATGCCCTCGGGCATCTCGTTATGCAGGGACAACGCGGGTTGACGGCCATCGGGCTGGCAACCTGATTCTATTTTTCAATTCGCTATTCTTTTAATATTAAGGGGGAAGTACATGGTCACCGTTGGCATGAATTACAAAATCATCACCGGTAAAGAAGAAGTGTTCGAAAATGCGTTCAACAATGTCCTCAAGGTGATGGGCGAGATGGACGGCCACACGACGACGGCGCTTTACAAGGATGTGAACGATCCGCAACAGTATCTGATCGTTTCCGACTGGAACTCCGAGGATGCCTACAATGCGTTTCTGAATTCAGACAAGTTTGCCGGCGTGGTGAACTGGGGCAAGGAAAATATTCTGGCAGGCCGCCCATCCCATACCGTGTATCGCAAGTAATCGGTCTTTCAGGTGGCAATGTAAAGCAGAGAGTCCGCGGACGGTTCAGTTGGCTTCTATGGACCGGTATTCGATTTCCCCGCTGCGGATGCTTTTGAGCAGCTTCTTGTGAAAATGCTCGGTGTCGTGCGGGGGAAAATCGTCCACGCGCCAACGCACGCGGACCAGTTTACCGTCCGGGTGGCTGATGATCTCCTGGATCTCGCCATTGTTGCGGGACAGGGGTTCGAAAAGATGGTCACCGACTCTCAGTTTGATTTTTTCCATTTCAGCTTCCGGTTAGAGTTTCAAGCATTATACCCGCATCCTTCCCATTAATAAATCGATGGGTGTTTTGAAATAGGAGGAATGATTTATGGCATACATCACCATGGCCGCGATGTACCCGACCATGACCTCGGGCAAAGTCGATGAGTTTCTGGTTGAAATCGGCGACACCATCAAGAAAGGAATGCCTGTCGCTGAAATCGTTGCGGAAGGGTATTTCACCCTGATCTCGGAATTTTCGGGGGTGGTGAAAGAGATCTACGTCGGTGAAAACGAATACGTGGAAGTGGACACGCCGCTCATCGAAATCGAAGAAGAGGCGGAGTGACCGGCCTGGGGGACGCGGGC of Nitrospina watsonii contains these proteins:
- a CDS encoding elongator complex protein 3, which gives rise to MARKQRSIVPIFIPHQGCPYRCVFCDQNEISGVEHSEDATRVRQAFETYLFATPPNRLPLKREVAFYGGTFTGLPAVRQEFLLSQAQQQVDAGWVHSIRLSTHADFIDAEKLDRLARYSVKTVELGVQSTDAGVLNRSGRIDAFCNVPRAASMIRERGFELGMQLMIGLPGDDASLFLQTVSDTIALQPDFVRIYPTLVLRGTALFELYQKGDYTPWSLERTVPVLARGVRMFQDVGIPVIRIGLHPEPSMLESLVAGPHHPALRSLVDSRLAREELTTLLDQGRPLPEKVVVRVPSERISHYTGHQKENVTYLKNRYALGHLVMQGQRGLTAIGLAT
- a CDS encoding antibiotic biosynthesis monooxygenase family protein translates to MVTVGMNYKIITGKEEVFENAFNNVLKVMGEMDGHTTTALYKDVNDPQQYLIVSDWNSEDAYNAFLNSDKFAGVVNWGKENILAGRPSHTVYRK
- a CDS encoding biotin/lipoyl-containing protein, translated to MAYITMAAMYPTMTSGKVDEFLVEIGDTIKKGMPVAEIVAEGYFTLISEFSGVVKEIYVGENEYVEVDTPLIEIEEEAE